The Zobellia alginiliquefaciens genome contains a region encoding:
- a CDS encoding DEAD/DEAH box helicase: MANDIRTQEDILRKMGIEALNPMQEEALEVIGKNANTVLLSPTGTGKTLAFLLPLLETLDAECSEVQGLILVPSRELAIQIEQVVREMGSGFKVNAVYGGRPISKDKIELKHTPAILIGTPGRIADHFGGDRFTKSDIKTLVLDEFDKSLETGFEGEMSEIINQLPNLEKRILTSATQGVEIPNFVRLDKPAFIDYLDTKRKSRLAIRTVISPDKDKLQTLVDLLFHIGNQPGIIFCNYKDSIERVSTFLDKNRIDHTCFSGGMEQRDRERSLIKFRNGTCQVMIATDLAARGIDIPEMKYIIHYELPRAVEEFTHRNGRTARVNAKGTAYVLQSKTEYVPEFIKDVEPVDISQKGVRKPPYWETLFISGGRKDKISKGDIAGLFFKQGGLKRDQLGVIELKQDCAFVAVPVSLANQMIQKLNNSRLKNKKVRVSVL, encoded by the coding sequence ATGGCCAACGACATTCGTACACAAGAGGATATTTTACGGAAAATGGGCATTGAGGCACTGAACCCTATGCAAGAAGAAGCATTGGAAGTTATTGGCAAAAACGCAAATACCGTGCTACTTTCTCCAACGGGTACAGGTAAAACCTTGGCGTTCTTATTACCGCTTTTAGAAACGCTGGATGCTGAGTGTAGTGAAGTGCAAGGATTGATTCTGGTGCCTTCCCGAGAATTGGCCATTCAGATTGAACAGGTGGTGCGTGAGATGGGTTCTGGTTTTAAGGTGAATGCAGTGTATGGCGGCAGACCTATCTCCAAAGATAAAATAGAATTAAAACATACTCCCGCTATTTTAATCGGTACACCCGGTAGAATTGCGGATCATTTTGGAGGTGACCGTTTTACTAAATCTGATATCAAGACCTTGGTGCTCGATGAATTTGATAAATCGCTGGAAACCGGTTTTGAAGGTGAAATGAGTGAAATCATTAATCAGTTGCCAAATCTTGAAAAGCGGATTCTTACTTCCGCTACTCAAGGGGTTGAAATTCCTAATTTCGTTCGGTTGGATAAGCCAGCTTTTATTGATTATTTGGATACGAAAAGGAAATCTAGATTAGCGATTAGAACCGTAATCTCTCCTGATAAGGATAAGCTACAGACGCTGGTAGATTTATTGTTCCATATTGGGAACCAGCCAGGGATTATTTTTTGTAATTATAAGGATAGCATAGAACGCGTGAGTACTTTTTTAGATAAAAACCGTATCGATCACACCTGTTTTTCTGGGGGAATGGAGCAACGTGATCGTGAGCGTTCATTGATAAAGTTCAGAAATGGCACATGTCAGGTAATGATTGCAACGGATTTAGCGGCCAGGGGAATCGATATTCCAGAAATGAAATATATTATTCATTATGAACTGCCCAGGGCCGTAGAAGAATTTACCCACCGTAATGGGAGGACAGCTCGGGTCAATGCCAAAGGAACGGCATACGTTCTACAATCCAAAACGGAATATGTTCCTGAATTCATCAAAGATGTAGAACCGGTAGACATATCACAAAAAGGGGTGAGGAAACCACCGTATTGGGAAACTTTATTTATATCCGGTGGGAGAAAGGATAAAATTTCAAAGGGTGATATTGCGGGACTCTTCTTTAAGCAAGGTGGTTTAAAAAGAGACCAATTGGGCGTCATTGAACTCAAGCAAGATTGTGCTTTTGTGGCCGTACCGGTGTCCTTGGCGAACCAAATGATACAGAAGCTGAACAACTCTAGATTAAAGAATAAAAAAGTTCGTGTAAGCGTATTATAA
- a CDS encoding PIN domain-containing protein, protein MIHSVRFICVLDTNVIYPIEIRDLLFWFAHYDLYTPKWSEHIFHEWADVMKRKGVSEEEILKRMNRANLAFPDAFVSNYSGLISGLELPDKKDCHVLAAAIKTNANIIVTNNIKDFPKEYLSSFGLSAKTADDFLTDIIDLNPEEATKAFKEMVLYRRNPDLDEFEVLDILRNRGLKGTADFLHSQL, encoded by the coding sequence ATGATACATAGTGTTCGCTTTATCTGTGTCTTAGATACAAATGTTATTTATCCTATTGAGATTAGGGATTTGCTTTTTTGGTTTGCTCATTATGATTTATATACTCCTAAATGGAGTGAACATATTTTTCACGAATGGGCGGATGTAATGAAAAGAAAAGGAGTTTCTGAAGAAGAAATTTTAAAGCGTATGAACAGGGCTAATTTGGCATTTCCAGATGCTTTTGTATCGAACTACTCGGGGTTAATTTCGGGATTGGAATTACCCGACAAAAAAGATTGTCACGTACTTGCTGCAGCTATTAAGACGAATGCTAACATTATAGTAACGAATAATATAAAAGATTTTCCGAAAGAATATTTATCCTCTTTTGGTCTTTCCGCTAAGACCGCGGATGATTTTCTTACGGATATTATTGACTTAAATCCTGAGGAAGCGACAAAAGCATTTAAGGAGATGGTGTTATACCGACGAAATCCTGATTTAGATGAATTTGAAGTTTTAGATATTCTAAGAAATAGGGGTTTGAAAGGTACTGCTGACTTCTTGCACTCACAACTTTGA
- a CDS encoding alpha/beta hydrolase family protein, producing the protein MRNTPLLIFIVLLITSCSPQNEKTYSIGQKSVTFVDQSRDRPLPAEIWFPTLNTIIHKEPKENPKELFKTIETVANATIPDEKFPLLIISHGTGGNRFSLTWFIAEMVKEGYVVVSLDHYGNSTFNKIPREFVKWWERAIDVQYVLTEVLKDTEIGTKIDTSRIGGVGFSLGGYTNIALAGGYVDRTITADEKPEEREMPAEFPDTDEIIDYENDSLIVSSYNQYRNLVKDDRIKAFFVMAPAIGFGFHSKEQTHKITAPIYIVAGKGDSVAPVGTNAEKYHKLINTSKMYLFDENVGHYVFLNESTTLGKDIVPAIAVDHPSVNRKNIHDKTLQLALGFFNSSL; encoded by the coding sequence ATGAGAAATACACCACTACTTATCTTCATTGTACTTCTAATTACTTCTTGTAGTCCACAAAATGAAAAAACATATAGCATAGGTCAAAAATCAGTAACCTTTGTAGATCAATCTAGAGATAGACCTTTACCGGCTGAAATATGGTTCCCTACTTTAAATACTATAATTCATAAAGAGCCAAAAGAGAATCCAAAGGAACTTTTTAAGACCATAGAAACAGTTGCGAATGCCACTATTCCTGATGAAAAATTCCCGTTACTGATTATCTCTCACGGAACTGGAGGGAATCGGTTTTCACTGACTTGGTTCATAGCAGAAATGGTAAAAGAAGGCTACGTAGTCGTTTCACTGGACCACTACGGGAATTCTACTTTCAACAAAATACCCAGGGAATTCGTAAAATGGTGGGAAAGGGCCATAGATGTTCAATATGTGCTGACCGAAGTTCTAAAAGACACCGAAATCGGGACAAAAATAGATACGAGTAGAATTGGTGGCGTTGGTTTTTCCTTGGGTGGTTACACCAATATCGCTTTGGCAGGCGGCTATGTTGACAGAACCATAACCGCAGATGAAAAACCCGAAGAACGGGAAATGCCAGCGGAATTCCCGGACACGGATGAAATTATAGATTATGAAAATGATAGCCTTATTGTTTCGTCATACAACCAATACCGTAATCTAGTAAAAGATGATAGGATAAAGGCCTTTTTTGTAATGGCTCCGGCCATAGGATTCGGCTTTCATTCCAAAGAGCAGACCCATAAAATTACAGCTCCAATTTATATAGTTGCCGGAAAGGGAGATTCAGTAGCACCTGTAGGTACCAATGCCGAAAAGTACCATAAATTAATTAACACCAGTAAAATGTATCTTTTTGATGAAAACGTAGGACATTATGTGTTTTTAAATGAATCTACGACCTTAGGAAAGGATATAGTACCAGCAATAGCCGTTGACCACCCCAGTGTCAACAGAAAAAACATCCATGACAAAACATTGCAATTGGCATTGGGTTTTTTCAATAGTTCGTTGTGA
- a CDS encoding DEAD/DEAH box helicase, with protein sequence MSKSFSALGINEQLLQSLADLKISVPTDIQEKTIPIVLSQKDDVVALAKTGTGKTAAFGLPLLQLVNTTNTDVQVVILSPTRELGQQIYENLVSFASHSPEISIASVCGGIPIKPQIERLKEPTHIIVATPGRLIDLIQRKAVTIKKLKYLVLDEADEMVTALKADLDTLDAEMPKSRRTLLFTATMPGTVKQLVQNYMSKHVVHLEADMAQMGHKGIDHKYMVVEPIEKLEVLLHFLNSKEGERGIIFCKTKAAVNKLAKKLAINKFSSGSIHGSLTQGIRDRIMGQFREGYIDILVATDLAARGIDVKEVSYVVNYHLPDTYEAYVHRSGRTARAGATGLSLSIIQEEERADIPEFEEELGLVFNEMKKQDAENREETNLVLWAKRIFKTKPNRTVSVDTKEKLKTVFHHLTKDELIEKVLADHIMQNTPAAPKTEQPQKK encoded by the coding sequence ATGTCCAAGTCATTTTCCGCATTAGGAATCAACGAACAATTACTACAGAGTTTAGCAGACCTTAAAATTTCCGTACCCACGGATATTCAGGAGAAGACCATTCCAATTGTATTATCCCAAAAAGATGACGTTGTTGCCTTGGCAAAAACGGGAACAGGAAAAACAGCTGCTTTTGGTTTGCCCTTGTTGCAGTTGGTCAATACGACAAATACGGATGTTCAGGTAGTCATATTATCTCCCACGAGGGAACTAGGTCAGCAGATTTATGAGAACTTGGTTTCTTTTGCATCGCATAGTCCTGAGATTTCCATTGCTTCGGTTTGTGGAGGTATTCCTATAAAACCTCAAATTGAGCGTTTAAAGGAACCTACTCACATTATTGTTGCTACTCCAGGACGATTAATAGATTTGATTCAGCGAAAAGCGGTCACTATTAAAAAATTGAAATATTTGGTTTTGGACGAAGCCGATGAAATGGTAACAGCTCTAAAAGCCGACTTGGACACCTTAGATGCGGAAATGCCAAAATCACGTAGAACGCTTTTGTTTACCGCCACCATGCCCGGTACCGTAAAACAATTGGTACAGAATTATATGTCCAAGCATGTGGTGCACCTAGAAGCGGATATGGCGCAAATGGGCCATAAAGGTATTGACCATAAATATATGGTAGTGGAGCCTATTGAAAAGCTCGAAGTTTTACTTCATTTTCTAAATTCCAAAGAAGGGGAGCGTGGTATTATCTTTTGTAAGACCAAAGCGGCCGTTAATAAGCTGGCAAAGAAATTGGCCATCAATAAATTTTCTTCGGGCTCTATTCATGGTAGTTTAACACAGGGCATCCGTGACCGGATTATGGGACAGTTTAGAGAAGGATATATTGATATTCTTGTGGCAACGGATTTAGCGGCACGTGGTATTGATGTAAAAGAAGTTTCTTATGTGGTAAATTACCATTTGCCAGATACCTATGAAGCGTATGTACACCGTAGTGGACGTACGGCCAGGGCAGGGGCAACCGGACTTTCATTGAGCATTATACAAGAAGAAGAACGCGCCGATATTCCTGAATTTGAAGAGGAATTGGGGTTGGTTTTCAATGAAATGAAAAAGCAAGATGCTGAAAATAGGGAAGAAACCAATCTTGTACTTTGGGCCAAACGTATTTTTAAGACAAAGCCTAACCGTACGGTTTCCGTAGACACCAAAGAGAAGCTAAAAACGGTTTTTCATCATTTGACCAAAGACGAACTAATAGAAAAAGTACTGGCAGACCATATCATGCAAAACACTCCAGCTGCACCTAAAACGGAACAACCACAAAAGAAATAA
- a CDS encoding cold-shock protein, with the protein MSKGTVKFFNDTKGFGFITEEGVEKDHFVHVSGLVDEIREGDEVEFDLQEGKKGLNAVNVTVL; encoded by the coding sequence ATGAGTAAAGGAACAGTAAAGTTTTTCAACGATACTAAAGGTTTTGGTTTTATCACTGAAGAAGGTGTTGAGAAAGATCATTTTGTACACGTTTCAGGTTTAGTAGACGAAATTCGTGAAGGCGATGAAGTTGAATTTGATCTACAAGAAGGTAAAAAAGGCCTAAACGCAGTAAACGTAACAGTATTATAA
- a CDS encoding GreA/GreB family elongation factor: protein MSRGFVKEEDQEEIPMVPPRADLPLGATNYVTETGLHKLVSEKDRLIKDKELSHQDNEKEQRIAINLINAKLQLLNERISSAKVVNLKDQPLNEVRFGAIVSLLIGDAKTPKEFQIVGVDEANIADDKISFLSPIARVLIGKKVNEVAVLKIGKTDRTFKIVAISYTAKPSIYPLNID from the coding sequence ATGAGCAGAGGATTTGTAAAAGAAGAGGATCAGGAAGAAATACCAATGGTACCACCAAGGGCAGACTTGCCATTAGGCGCCACCAACTATGTAACCGAAACAGGTTTACATAAATTAGTAAGTGAGAAGGACAGACTGATAAAGGATAAAGAATTGTCCCATCAAGATAATGAAAAAGAACAACGCATTGCCATCAATTTAATAAATGCGAAATTACAACTATTGAATGAGCGTATTTCTTCGGCAAAAGTTGTAAACCTAAAAGACCAACCGCTAAACGAAGTTCGGTTTGGCGCTATAGTCTCTTTATTAATTGGTGATGCCAAAACACCTAAAGAGTTTCAAATTGTAGGGGTAGATGAGGCTAATATTGCAGATGATAAAATTTCTTTTCTTTCACCCATTGCAAGAGTGCTAATTGGCAAAAAAGTAAATGAGGTTGCCGTGCTTAAAATTGGAAAAACAGACCGTACATTTAAAATTGTTGCGATAAGTTATACAGCGAAACCATCTATTTACCCTTTGAATATTGACTAA
- a CDS encoding DUF6515 family protein: MKTNTKTYFVLPLLLIGFIFAGTAQTRKRSTKTTTTTTRTVTKSTPNRVSSKKVVYKTPRKKVVSVRTVPNKRVVKYQGQDYYYANNRYYTSSRGRYIPIAPKIGFRISTLPTGHHRVRFNNHVYFNFGGIFYSEVGNEYEVVEPEVGTIVYELPDDYERVTIDGQTYYEYANILYEKVQVDGTRAYEVVGIIDM, translated from the coding sequence ATGAAAACAAATACTAAAACATACTTTGTGTTACCATTGTTATTAATAGGATTCATTTTTGCGGGTACGGCCCAAACTAGGAAGCGTTCCACAAAAACAACGACTACAACAACACGAACGGTAACGAAAAGTACGCCTAACCGGGTGTCAAGTAAAAAGGTAGTTTATAAAACACCTAGAAAGAAAGTGGTTTCCGTACGAACGGTTCCAAATAAGCGGGTCGTAAAATACCAAGGTCAGGATTATTACTATGCAAATAACAGATATTATACCTCTTCTAGGGGCCGTTATATTCCCATAGCTCCTAAAATCGGATTTAGAATTAGCACTTTGCCAACAGGGCATCACAGAGTTCGTTTCAACAATCATGTGTATTTCAATTTTGGTGGTATTTTTTATTCCGAAGTCGGTAATGAATATGAAGTAGTGGAACCAGAAGTAGGCACTATAGTCTACGAACTGCCAGATGATTATGAAAGAGTAACGATTGACGGTCAAACGTATTACGAGTACGCTAATATTTTATATGAAAAAGTGCAGGTAGATGGTACTAGAGCGTATGAAGTAGTTGGGATTATTGATATGTAA
- a CDS encoding SDR family oxidoreductase, producing MKSEELDDNQEVSLDEVKQAIAVLERLVADTNQIFEIPKAQRTALIKASGQLSRPSREEFSRRKKDAKKAAKRKQAAKDKSARAETGIRYARESSVFVAPKLLGASDLAQKEMGELESPRDCYVCKAKFTKLHHFYDTMCTECGDLNYAKRFQTADVKGQVAVITGSRLKIGYHISLMLLRGGATVIATTRFPVDSALRFSQEEDFMEWGHRLKIHGLDLRHIPSVEIFCNYIEQNYEKLDILINNAAQTVRRPAGFYAHLMPNEERSFESLPEFAQGVLKDHRSCLEELTTLTSTASSNKNMPVSWHGPEPGIGLRSSAKLSQIPYSFDASLVTQEVFPESQLDADLQQVDLRKTNSWRLKLGAIETTEMVEVQLVNSVAPFVLCNRLSEVMKKENTGQKHIINVTAMEGKFHRFFKESRHPHTNMAKAALNMLTHTASGDLAKYGIYMNAVDTGWVTDEDPAELAKRKQEVHDFQPPLDIVDGAARVVDPLFDGINTGKHWCGKFLKDYFPISW from the coding sequence ATGAAGAGTGAAGAATTGGATGATAATCAGGAGGTTTCTTTAGACGAGGTAAAACAAGCCATTGCTGTTCTAGAGCGATTGGTAGCGGACACCAATCAGATATTTGAAATTCCTAAAGCGCAACGAACCGCTTTAATAAAGGCTTCCGGACAATTGTCTAGACCAAGCCGGGAAGAATTTTCTCGACGTAAAAAAGATGCTAAAAAAGCGGCAAAACGAAAGCAGGCTGCCAAAGATAAAAGTGCGCGTGCCGAGACGGGAATACGCTACGCACGTGAATCCTCGGTATTCGTAGCTCCAAAATTATTGGGTGCTTCAGACCTGGCTCAAAAGGAAATGGGGGAACTGGAATCTCCTCGTGACTGCTATGTTTGCAAGGCCAAATTTACCAAGCTGCACCATTTTTATGATACCATGTGTACGGAATGTGGCGACCTTAATTATGCCAAACGTTTCCAAACTGCGGATGTAAAAGGCCAAGTGGCCGTTATTACGGGTTCTCGACTTAAAATCGGATATCATATTTCTCTCATGTTATTGCGTGGTGGCGCAACGGTTATTGCTACCACACGTTTTCCTGTGGATTCCGCTTTGCGTTTTTCCCAAGAGGAAGATTTTATGGAATGGGGCCACCGACTTAAAATACACGGACTGGATTTACGGCATATTCCCAGTGTGGAGATTTTTTGTAATTATATAGAGCAGAATTATGAGAAATTGGATATTCTCATCAATAACGCAGCACAAACGGTACGTCGTCCCGCAGGTTTTTATGCGCATCTCATGCCAAATGAGGAAAGGTCTTTTGAGTCCTTGCCTGAGTTTGCCCAAGGGGTTTTAAAGGATCATAGAAGCTGTTTGGAAGAATTGACCACATTGACATCCACAGCATCCTCCAATAAGAATATGCCGGTTTCTTGGCACGGTCCGGAACCTGGTATCGGGTTACGGTCCTCGGCTAAACTATCCCAGATTCCCTATAGTTTTGATGCCAGTCTGGTTACTCAGGAAGTGTTTCCTGAAAGTCAGTTGGATGCCGATTTGCAGCAAGTAGATTTACGTAAAACCAACAGCTGGCGCTTAAAACTCGGTGCCATTGAAACCACCGAAATGGTAGAAGTACAACTCGTAAACTCCGTGGCTCCCTTTGTATTGTGCAACCGACTTTCAGAAGTCATGAAAAAGGAAAATACGGGGCAGAAGCATATCATTAACGTAACGGCCATGGAAGGCAAGTTCCATCGGTTTTTTAAAGAATCACGTCATCCGCATACCAATATGGCAAAAGCGGCCTTGAATATGCTTACGCATACCGCTTCTGGCGATTTGGCGAAATACGGCATATACATGAACGCGGTGGATACCGGCTGGGTAACGGATGAGGACCCTGCAGAACTGGCCAAAAGAAAACAGGAAGTTCACGATTTTCAACCACCGTTAGATATTGTAGATGGTGCCGCAAGGGTAGTGGACCCGCTTTTTGATGGTATCAATACCGGAAAACACTGGTGTGGAAAGTTCCTAAAGGATTACTTCCCTATTTCTTGGTAA
- a CDS encoding KTSC domain-containing protein: protein MKRISQYKKLFGIEKEIELKSLKSTYRNLVKEWHPDKFQEGDPKREEAEVNSRAIIDGYHFLVSIAPETIAANLDAYNETINNSGIADYVHKGMLLEITFLDGTTYEYFGVTKAVYIKMVNSNKLNRFAKRSIYPKYIYRKSKRTLQEA from the coding sequence ATGAAACGTATTAGTCAGTACAAGAAGTTATTCGGAATTGAGAAGGAAATTGAATTGAAATCGCTTAAATCCACCTACCGGAATTTGGTAAAAGAATGGCATCCAGATAAATTTCAAGAAGGAGACCCTAAACGTGAGGAGGCGGAAGTAAATAGCCGTGCTATCATTGATGGCTATCATTTTTTAGTGAGTATTGCTCCTGAAACTATTGCGGCCAATCTAGACGCCTATAATGAAACCATTAATAATTCTGGTATAGCGGACTATGTACACAAAGGTATGCTCTTGGAAATTACTTTTTTGGATGGTACAACCTATGAATATTTTGGCGTTACCAAAGCGGTTTACATTAAAATGGTCAATTCCAATAAATTGAATCGTTTTGCCAAACGTAGCATCTATCCTAAGTATATCTACAGAAAATCGAAACGTACGCTACAGGAAGCTTAA
- a CDS encoding DMT family transporter, producing MWMYLGLLAALFLGFHNLLKKHAVQGNEVFPVLLGTISSGFLLLLPCYLGSLWFPTKMLDLQLFVTDIPLKTHGYIFIKSAIMAASWLLAYQALKHLPITIVTPIRSAGPFFTFIGAITIYQEKPNGWQWIGFFLIIFSVLLYSRIGKKEGIHFKSNKWIFAIIGATFLGASSGLYDKFLIQNLTLNPQTLQFWFCFYTILILLVILSITWFPHAEKRKAFKWRWSIPLVGMLLQIADYFYFKALQDPDALIMLLSAIKRSQIIIAVVVGGLIFKEQNKRKKLVPLAGILIGVFLILYSE from the coding sequence ATGTGGATGTATCTTGGGCTTCTTGCCGCTTTATTCTTAGGGTTTCACAACCTGCTTAAAAAACATGCCGTTCAGGGCAACGAGGTGTTTCCGGTGCTTTTGGGCACCATTTCTTCGGGCTTTCTGTTGTTGCTGCCCTGTTATTTGGGTTCCCTTTGGTTTCCCACTAAAATGCTTGACTTGCAACTGTTCGTTACCGATATTCCCTTAAAGACTCACGGATACATATTTATAAAGTCCGCTATCATGGCGGCCTCTTGGTTATTGGCGTACCAAGCGCTAAAGCATCTGCCCATTACCATTGTGACGCCCATACGGTCTGCCGGTCCGTTTTTTACTTTTATCGGCGCCATTACCATTTACCAAGAAAAGCCCAACGGCTGGCAGTGGATAGGATTCTTTCTGATCATATTTTCGGTGCTGCTGTATTCCAGAATCGGCAAGAAAGAAGGTATTCATTTTAAAAGCAACAAATGGATATTCGCTATTATCGGAGCTACTTTTTTAGGGGCTTCCAGTGGACTGTACGATAAATTCCTGATCCAGAACCTTACGTTGAACCCACAGACGCTGCAATTCTGGTTTTGTTTCTATACCATTCTTATTCTGTTGGTAATCCTGAGCATCACCTGGTTTCCACATGCGGAGAAGCGCAAGGCGTTCAAGTGGCGCTGGTCCATTCCTCTAGTGGGTATGCTCCTGCAAATAGCCGATTACTTTTATTTTAAGGCCTTGCAAGACCCTGATGCGTTGATTATGCTGCTTTCCGCCATAAAACGCAGCCAGATTATCATTGCCGTAGTGGTAGGCGGACTCATCTTTAAAGAACAGAACAAACGCAAGAAGCTAGTACCGCTGGCCGGTATTTTAATCGGGGTGTTTTTGATTTTGTATTCGGAGTGA
- a CDS encoding DEAD/DEAH box helicase: MPFRKLHPHLLENLERLEIETPTPFQKSSIPVIKSGINVFAFAKKGSGKTTALVLTTLQKLKCEAVGDAPRAVVLVENKERVLELYDAFAEYTKYSTVRLYASYEQLHIDVQKSEIYMGVDVLITTPKTLHNLFLTNGVSISELKIVSVDDAEFLSNKKESTGLIAMAASIKKSQFVLYAEKPHPQLERLKSHFMEHSRTVKA; the protein is encoded by the coding sequence ATGCCATTTAGAAAATTACACCCGCACTTATTAGAAAATTTAGAGCGTTTGGAAATAGAAACGCCAACGCCATTTCAAAAAAGTAGCATTCCGGTGATTAAGAGTGGTATCAATGTCTTTGCTTTTGCTAAAAAAGGAAGCGGAAAAACCACCGCGTTAGTCCTGACTACTTTACAGAAGCTAAAATGCGAAGCCGTGGGCGATGCGCCAAGAGCCGTAGTTCTAGTAGAAAATAAAGAAAGAGTTCTAGAACTCTACGATGCTTTTGCCGAATACACCAAATACAGTACGGTACGACTTTATGCCAGTTACGAACAACTGCATATAGACGTTCAGAAGTCCGAAATATACATGGGCGTAGATGTTTTGATCACCACACCTAAAACACTTCATAACTTATTTTTGACCAACGGCGTGAGTATTTCCGAATTAAAAATCGTTAGCGTAGACGATGCAGAATTCCTTTCCAACAAAAAGGAGTCTACAGGCCTTATTGCAATGGCAGCCAGTATAAAGAAGAGTCAGTTTGTACTTTATGCCGAAAAACCACACCCACAATTGGAGCGTCTAAAGAGTCATTTTATGGAGCACTCTAGAACTGTAAAAGCATAA
- a CDS encoding helix-turn-helix domain-containing protein: protein METYNNVNKATKEEQKIAIQSYDALSSVIRELKSNNPEIEIDETQERIKIPLSALKLLGDILEAMSKGKPFSLVPIATEVTTQKAAEILGCSRPHFVKLLENGKIDFTKVGKHRRVKFEDVMRYKSKMKEAQKSHIIQIMKADEETGLYDT, encoded by the coding sequence ATGGAAACATATAATAACGTTAATAAAGCCACAAAAGAGGAGCAAAAGATTGCTATTCAATCATATGACGCTCTATCTTCCGTAATCAGGGAATTAAAGTCCAACAACCCGGAAATTGAGATAGATGAAACTCAGGAAAGAATAAAAATTCCATTAAGTGCATTGAAACTTTTAGGAGATATACTAGAAGCAATGAGCAAAGGGAAGCCATTTTCGTTAGTGCCAATAGCTACGGAAGTTACAACTCAAAAAGCTGCTGAAATTTTAGGATGTTCAAGACCTCACTTTGTTAAGCTTTTAGAGAATGGAAAAATAGATTTCACGAAGGTTGGAAAGCATCGAAGAGTAAAATTTGAGGATGTAATGAGGTACAAAAGCAAAATGAAGGAAGCGCAGAAAAGCCACATTATCCAAATTATGAAAGCGGACGAGGAAACTGGATTATATGATACATAG